A window of Eriocheir sinensis breed Jianghai 21 chromosome 39, ASM2467909v1, whole genome shotgun sequence contains these coding sequences:
- the LOC127008981 gene encoding uncharacterized protein LOC127008981, whose amino-acid sequence MSLASSLLSEGIRLPISRRGLFSKDDFFSGFQDDYKNAVEDVLDRWRSRSSAADRFASYRKLREQDTSEDSQAATISETPDNYVIVLDMGKYSGGQITVETQGYSAVVKGEAGNLKYQRRFPLPKDTNTDRVVADLSHESILTVSAPRKVKGDGSKGPATPSGKEGSFNNVSTISAEERIIPTAAPATQRTQEIHSSASSCRKGSSSRIIPLRFEDDTESNDTPTPSSTSASSTSQSSEMTGSFERVIPTIREGDVPANGHRRSSMQYSSFQSRVLPIKRRGRFFQDSTFERVWDDFENAVDDLVTKKGSETEEDQKDDDQIQSYMNLRKVIKEEDNQAATVTKEEDGYKIVMDVKDFADAVLDVKALEGSIVVKGQKGTNSFERRFSIPGLSEPEKVAAALSADGVLTITAPL is encoded by the exons ATGTCACTGGCGAGCTCTCTGCTAAGCGAGGGTATTCGGCTGCCCATCTCCCGCCGAGGACTGTTCTCCAAGGATGATTTCTTCAGCGGGTTCCAGGACGACTACAAAAACGCAGTGGAGGACGTGTTGGATCGCTGGCGCTCCCGCTCCTCAGCCGCTGACCGCTTCGCCTCCTACAGGAAGTTGAGAGAGCAAGACACGTCCGAGGACAGCCAGGCGGCGACCATTTCTGAGACGCCCGACAACTATGTG ATCGTGCTGGACATGGGGAAGTACAGCGGAGGGCAAATCACCGTGGAGACCCAGGGCTACTCGGCGGTGGTGAAGGGCGAGGCGGGCAATCTCAAGTACCAGCGTCGCTTCCCTCTGCCGAAGGACACCAACACGGATCGGGTGGTGGCGGACCTGTCACACGAGAGCATTCTTACCGTCAGTGCCCCGCGGAAG GTGAAAGGTGACGGATCGAAGGGCCCCGCAACGCcatcagggaaggaaggaagcttcaACAACGTCTCCACAATCTCTGCGGAGGAGCGAATCATCCCCACCGCCGCCCCAGCCACTCAGAGAACCCAAGAAATCCACTCGTCTGCGTCCTCTTGTCGTAAGGGTTCAAGCAGCAGAATCATTCCCCTTAGGTTTGAAGACGACACTGAGAGCAATGAcactcccactccttcctccacctccgcctcctccacatcACAGAGCAGCGAGATGACGGGGTCCTTCGAGAGGGTCATTCCAACAATAAGAGAAGGGGATGTTCCCGCTAACGGCCATAGAAGGAGCTCGATGCAGTACTCTTCCTTCCAAAGCAGAGTTCTCCCCATCAAGCGGCGAGGGAGGTTCTTCCAAGACTCTACCTTTGAGAGAGTTTGGGACGACTTCGAAAATGCCGTGGACGACCTGGTGACGAAGAAAGGCTCTGAGACGGAGGAGGATCAGAAGGACGACGACCAGATCCAGAGCTACATGAACCTCCGGAAGGTGATCAAGGAGGAGGACAACCAGGCGGCGACGGtcacgaaggaggaggatgggtacaAGATCGTCATGGATGTGAAGGACTTCGCGGACGCTGTTCTGGACGTGAAGGCGCTCGAGGGCTCCATCGTGGTCAAGGGTCAGAAGGGAACCAACAGTTTTGAGCGGCGGTTCTCCATCCCGGGACTGTCGGAGCCGGAGAAGGTGGCGGCTGCTCTCTCTGCTGACGGCGTTCTGACCATCACTGCTCCGCTCTAA